One genomic segment of Hippoglossus hippoglossus isolate fHipHip1 chromosome 22, fHipHip1.pri, whole genome shotgun sequence includes these proteins:
- the LOC117756099 gene encoding uncharacterized protein LOC117756099, with protein sequence MKRRQRNTDSHDEDTTENMAAAIKNKDPHPDLQPPGLPSPSSSSSPPLLPMALPPSTSASALLALASPATRRSISMGDFRRVAGALLTRSDPPSTSATAPSSKHVTPSCSMDFEAARRRLLEVEERQRVIREMERRLEELREVYVRSEQEVVVHGEVVSRISSGAQQGEVCVAENSQRLKKGLRFKKHRPTIVFSSMLGLRTCLPWPVKFK encoded by the coding sequence ATGAAGCGAcgacaaagaaacacagactccCACGATGAGGACACAACCGAGAACATGGCAGCAGCTATTAAAAACAAGGACCCACATCCAGATCTTCAACCACCGGGTTTACcttctccatcatcatcatcttctccacctcttctcccGATGGCCCTGCCACCTTCCACATCTGCCTCCGCTCTCCTGGCTCTGGCCTCACCGGCCACCAGGCGCTCCATTTCCATGGGAGACTTCCGGAGGGTGGCAGGGGCTCTCCTAACCAGGTCCGACCCCCCGTCCACCTCAGCCACGGCCCCCTCGTCCAAGCACGTCACCCCCAGCTGCAGCATGGACTTCGAGGCGGCTCGACGGCGCCTCCTGGAGGTTGAGGAGCGCCAGCGGGTCATCAGAGAGATGGAGCGACGGCTGGAGGAGCTCAGGGAGGTGTATGTGCGCTCGGAACAGGAGGTAGTGGTTCACGGGGAGGTGGTGTCGAGGATATCTAGCGGGGCCCAGcagggggaggtgtgtgtggcGGAGAACAGCCAGCGGCTGAAGAAAGGCCTGAGGTTCAAGAAGCACCGACCCACCATTGTCTTCTCCTCCATGCTTGGACTCCGCACGTGCCTGCCCTGGCCTGTGAAGTTCAAATAG
- the rps6ka1 gene encoding ribosomal protein S6 kinase alpha-1 isoform X3, whose amino-acid sequence MWRLLFRTKTRIHENESRITWIEKDYASIRHQEDGDIKEINITHVVKEGSEKADASQFELLKVLGQGSFGKVFLVRKVTPPDDNQLYAMKVLKKATLKVRDRVRTKMERDILADVNHPFVVKLHYAFQTEGKLYLILDFLRGGDLFTRLSKEVMFTEEDVKFYLAELALGLDHLHSLGIIYRDLKPENILLDEEGHIKLTDFGLCKEAIDHEKKAYSFCGTVEYMAPEVVNRQGHTHSADWWSYGVLMFEMLTGALPFQGKDRKETMSLILKARLGMPQFLSSEAQSLLRSLFKRNPCNRLGSGADGAEEIKRHGFYSTIDWNKLFRREAKPPFRPAVARPDDTFYFDSEFTSRTPKDSPGVPPSAGAHQLFRGFSFIASTLLDEEGLVEPVQPPPHPVVQQLHGKNLLFSDGYVLKEDIGMGSFSVCKRCVHKATNTEYAVKMIDKTSTDPSEEIEILLRYGQHPNIITLKDVYDNGKQVFLVTELMRGGELLDRILKQKFFSEREASAVLHTITKTAEYLHSQGVVHRDLKPSNILYVDESGNPESIRICDFGFAKQLRANNGLLMTPCYTANFVAPEVLKRQGYDEGCDIWSLGVLLYTMLAGFTPFANGPEDTPNEILSRIGSGRFSLIGGNWDTVSDAAKELVSKMLHVDPHQRLTAKQVLKHPWIVQRDKLPNSQLPHQDPKLVKGAMAATYSALKNSQPTPELKPIESSFLAQRRVKKLPSTSL is encoded by the exons ATGTGGAGGCTCTTGTTCCGAACCAAAACCCGCATACACGAG AATGAGTCTCGTATTACCTGGATTGAGAAGGATTATGCCAGTATTAGACACCAG GAAGATGGCGACATCAAGGAGATCAACATTACTCATGTGGTCAAAGAGGGATCCGAGAAGGCCGACGCCTCTCAGTTTGAGCTGCTCAAAGTGTTGGGACAGGGGTCTTTTGGCAAG GTGTTCCTGGTGCGAAAGGTGACCCCTCCAGATGACAACCAGCTCTATGCCATGAAGGTCCTGAAGAAGGCCACACTCAAAG TGAGAGACCGTGTGAGGAccaagatggagagagacattCTGGCAGACGTCAACCATCCGTTTGTCGTCAAACTGCACTATG CATTCCAAACCGAAGGAAAGTTGTACTTGATCCTGGACTTCCTCAGAGGAGGAGACCTCTTCACGAGACTCTCGAAGGAG GTGATGTTCACAGAGGAGGATGTGAAGTTTTATCTGGCAGAGCTGGCCTTAGGACTGGACCATCTCCACAGCCTGGGCATCATTTACAGAGACCTGAAGCCTGAGAA TATTCTCCTGGATGAGGAGGGACATATCAAACTCACAG attTTGGTTTGTGTAAAGAAGCCATCGATCATGAGAAGAAAGCGTATTCCTTCTGTGGCACTGTGGAGTACATGGCACCAGAGGTTGTGAACAGGCAGGGACACACCCACAGCGCAGACTGGTGGTCATACGGAGTActgatg TTTGAGATGTTGACAGGAGCGCTGCCATTTCAAGGGAAGGACCGCAAAGAAACGATGAGCCTCATTCTGAA ggcgCGTCTGGGAATGCCTCAGTTCCTGAGTTCAGAGGCCCAGTCGCTGCTAAGGTCTTTGTTCAAGAGGAACCCTTGCAACAGACTGG GATCTGGTGCTGACGGTGCAGAGGAGATCAAACGACACGGTTTCTACTCCACCATAGACTGGAAT aAACTCTTCAGGAGAGAAGCAAAGCCTCCATTCAGGCCGGCGGTGGCGCGACCAGACGACACATTCTACTTTGACTCCGAGTTCACCTCCCGCACCcctaaag ACTCGCCTGGCGTGCCCCCAAGTGCCGGAGCTCACCAGCTTTTCCGAGGCTTCAGTTTCATCGCGTCGACTCTGTTGGACGAGGAGGGTTTGGTGGAGCCAGTGCAGCCTCCGCCACATCCGGTGGTCCAG CAGCTACACGGGAAGAACCTGCTGTTCAGCGACGGCTACGTACTAAAGGAAGATATCGGCATGGGCTCCTTCTCCGTTTGCAAACGCTGCGTTCACAAAGCCACCAACACAGAATACGCCGTCAAG ATGATTGACAAGACCAGCACAGACCCCTCTGAGGAGATAGAGATTCTGCTTCGATATGGACAACACCCCAACATCATTACACTGAAGGAT GTGTACGACAACGGTAAGCAGGTGTTCCTGGTGACGGAGCTGATGCGCGGTGGCGAGCTGCTCGATCGGATCCTCAAACAGAAGTTCTTCTCGGAGCGAGAGGCCAGCGCTGTGCTTCACACCATCACCAAGACCGCGGAGTACCTGCACTCACAGGGG GTGGTGCACAGAGACCTGAAGCCCAGTAACATCCTCTATGTGGACGAGTCGGGGAATCCAGAGTCAATCAGGATCTGTGACTTCGGCTTCGCTAAGCAGCTGCGGGCCAACAACGGCCTGCTGATGACGCCCTGCTACACCGCTAACTTTGTGGCCCCCGAG GTGTTGAAGCGTCAGGGCTACGATGAAGGATGCGACATCTGGAGTCTGGGAGTCTTACTCTACACCATGCTGGCTgg TTTCACTCCATTTGCCAACGGACCAGAGGACACCCCCAATGAGATTCTGAGCAGGATAGGCAGCGGCCGCTTCAGCCTGATCGGCGGAAACTGGGACACTGTGTCTGATGCTGCCAAG GAGCTCGTGTCCAAGATGCTTCATGTGGACCCTCATCAGAGACTGACTGCCAAGCAGGTCCTCAAGCACCCCTGGATCGTCCAGAGGGACAAACTACCCAACAGCCAGCTCCCACACCAGGACCCCAAACTGGTCAAG GGTGCAATGGCTGCCACCTACTCCGCCCTGAAGAACTCCCAACCAACTCCGGAGCTCAAGCCCATCGAGAGCTCCTTCCTGGCTCAGAGGCGCGTCAAGAAGCTTCCCTCTACCTCCCTGTAG
- the rps6ka1 gene encoding ribosomal protein S6 kinase alpha-1 isoform X1: MEKDKRKFNLFNLLTLYLSRRNKALTSSPSHSTSTAATGISTDTLPAPGNPWTEDGDIKEINITHVVKEGSEKADASQFELLKVLGQGSFGKVFLVRKVTPPDDNQLYAMKVLKKATLKVRDRVRTKMERDILADVNHPFVVKLHYAFQTEGKLYLILDFLRGGDLFTRLSKEVMFTEEDVKFYLAELALGLDHLHSLGIIYRDLKPENILLDEEGHIKLTDFGLCKEAIDHEKKAYSFCGTVEYMAPEVVNRQGHTHSADWWSYGVLMFEMLTGALPFQGKDRKETMSLILKARLGMPQFLSSEAQSLLRSLFKRNPCNRLGSGADGAEEIKRHGFYSTIDWNKLFRREAKPPFRPAVARPDDTFYFDSEFTSRTPKDSPGVPPSAGAHQLFRGFSFIASTLLDEEGLVEPVQPPPHPVVQQLHGKNLLFSDGYVLKEDIGMGSFSVCKRCVHKATNTEYAVKMIDKTSTDPSEEIEILLRYGQHPNIITLKDVYDNGKQVFLVTELMRGGELLDRILKQKFFSEREASAVLHTITKTAEYLHSQGVVHRDLKPSNILYVDESGNPESIRICDFGFAKQLRANNGLLMTPCYTANFVAPEVLKRQGYDEGCDIWSLGVLLYTMLAGFTPFANGPEDTPNEILSRIGSGRFSLIGGNWDTVSDAAKELVSKMLHVDPHQRLTAKQVLKHPWIVQRDKLPNSQLPHQDPKLVKGAMAATYSALKNSQPTPELKPIESSFLAQRRVKKLPSTSL; this comes from the exons ATGGAGAAGGACAAGAGGAAGTTCAACCTGTTCAACCTGCTGACCCTCTACCTGTCCAGAAGGAACAAGGCTCTGACCAGCAGCCCTTCTCACTCCACTTCAACAGCTGCAACAGGCATCAGCACCGACACTTTACCCGCACCGGGGAACCCCTGGACG GAAGATGGCGACATCAAGGAGATCAACATTACTCATGTGGTCAAAGAGGGATCCGAGAAGGCCGACGCCTCTCAGTTTGAGCTGCTCAAAGTGTTGGGACAGGGGTCTTTTGGCAAG GTGTTCCTGGTGCGAAAGGTGACCCCTCCAGATGACAACCAGCTCTATGCCATGAAGGTCCTGAAGAAGGCCACACTCAAAG TGAGAGACCGTGTGAGGAccaagatggagagagacattCTGGCAGACGTCAACCATCCGTTTGTCGTCAAACTGCACTATG CATTCCAAACCGAAGGAAAGTTGTACTTGATCCTGGACTTCCTCAGAGGAGGAGACCTCTTCACGAGACTCTCGAAGGAG GTGATGTTCACAGAGGAGGATGTGAAGTTTTATCTGGCAGAGCTGGCCTTAGGACTGGACCATCTCCACAGCCTGGGCATCATTTACAGAGACCTGAAGCCTGAGAA TATTCTCCTGGATGAGGAGGGACATATCAAACTCACAG attTTGGTTTGTGTAAAGAAGCCATCGATCATGAGAAGAAAGCGTATTCCTTCTGTGGCACTGTGGAGTACATGGCACCAGAGGTTGTGAACAGGCAGGGACACACCCACAGCGCAGACTGGTGGTCATACGGAGTActgatg TTTGAGATGTTGACAGGAGCGCTGCCATTTCAAGGGAAGGACCGCAAAGAAACGATGAGCCTCATTCTGAA ggcgCGTCTGGGAATGCCTCAGTTCCTGAGTTCAGAGGCCCAGTCGCTGCTAAGGTCTTTGTTCAAGAGGAACCCTTGCAACAGACTGG GATCTGGTGCTGACGGTGCAGAGGAGATCAAACGACACGGTTTCTACTCCACCATAGACTGGAAT aAACTCTTCAGGAGAGAAGCAAAGCCTCCATTCAGGCCGGCGGTGGCGCGACCAGACGACACATTCTACTTTGACTCCGAGTTCACCTCCCGCACCcctaaag ACTCGCCTGGCGTGCCCCCAAGTGCCGGAGCTCACCAGCTTTTCCGAGGCTTCAGTTTCATCGCGTCGACTCTGTTGGACGAGGAGGGTTTGGTGGAGCCAGTGCAGCCTCCGCCACATCCGGTGGTCCAG CAGCTACACGGGAAGAACCTGCTGTTCAGCGACGGCTACGTACTAAAGGAAGATATCGGCATGGGCTCCTTCTCCGTTTGCAAACGCTGCGTTCACAAAGCCACCAACACAGAATACGCCGTCAAG ATGATTGACAAGACCAGCACAGACCCCTCTGAGGAGATAGAGATTCTGCTTCGATATGGACAACACCCCAACATCATTACACTGAAGGAT GTGTACGACAACGGTAAGCAGGTGTTCCTGGTGACGGAGCTGATGCGCGGTGGCGAGCTGCTCGATCGGATCCTCAAACAGAAGTTCTTCTCGGAGCGAGAGGCCAGCGCTGTGCTTCACACCATCACCAAGACCGCGGAGTACCTGCACTCACAGGGG GTGGTGCACAGAGACCTGAAGCCCAGTAACATCCTCTATGTGGACGAGTCGGGGAATCCAGAGTCAATCAGGATCTGTGACTTCGGCTTCGCTAAGCAGCTGCGGGCCAACAACGGCCTGCTGATGACGCCCTGCTACACCGCTAACTTTGTGGCCCCCGAG GTGTTGAAGCGTCAGGGCTACGATGAAGGATGCGACATCTGGAGTCTGGGAGTCTTACTCTACACCATGCTGGCTgg TTTCACTCCATTTGCCAACGGACCAGAGGACACCCCCAATGAGATTCTGAGCAGGATAGGCAGCGGCCGCTTCAGCCTGATCGGCGGAAACTGGGACACTGTGTCTGATGCTGCCAAG GAGCTCGTGTCCAAGATGCTTCATGTGGACCCTCATCAGAGACTGACTGCCAAGCAGGTCCTCAAGCACCCCTGGATCGTCCAGAGGGACAAACTACCCAACAGCCAGCTCCCACACCAGGACCCCAAACTGGTCAAG GGTGCAATGGCTGCCACCTACTCCGCCCTGAAGAACTCCCAACCAACTCCGGAGCTCAAGCCCATCGAGAGCTCCTTCCTGGCTCAGAGGCGCGTCAAGAAGCTTCCCTCTACCTCCCTGTAG
- the rps6ka1 gene encoding ribosomal protein S6 kinase alpha-1 isoform X2, producing the protein MPLAQIAEPWPTMELVQLETENGQSTTDDGVTPAVKEDGDIKEINITHVVKEGSEKADASQFELLKVLGQGSFGKVFLVRKVTPPDDNQLYAMKVLKKATLKVRDRVRTKMERDILADVNHPFVVKLHYAFQTEGKLYLILDFLRGGDLFTRLSKEVMFTEEDVKFYLAELALGLDHLHSLGIIYRDLKPENILLDEEGHIKLTDFGLCKEAIDHEKKAYSFCGTVEYMAPEVVNRQGHTHSADWWSYGVLMFEMLTGALPFQGKDRKETMSLILKARLGMPQFLSSEAQSLLRSLFKRNPCNRLGSGADGAEEIKRHGFYSTIDWNKLFRREAKPPFRPAVARPDDTFYFDSEFTSRTPKDSPGVPPSAGAHQLFRGFSFIASTLLDEEGLVEPVQPPPHPVVQQLHGKNLLFSDGYVLKEDIGMGSFSVCKRCVHKATNTEYAVKMIDKTSTDPSEEIEILLRYGQHPNIITLKDVYDNGKQVFLVTELMRGGELLDRILKQKFFSEREASAVLHTITKTAEYLHSQGVVHRDLKPSNILYVDESGNPESIRICDFGFAKQLRANNGLLMTPCYTANFVAPEVLKRQGYDEGCDIWSLGVLLYTMLAGFTPFANGPEDTPNEILSRIGSGRFSLIGGNWDTVSDAAKELVSKMLHVDPHQRLTAKQVLKHPWIVQRDKLPNSQLPHQDPKLVKGAMAATYSALKNSQPTPELKPIESSFLAQRRVKKLPSTSL; encoded by the exons GAAGATGGCGACATCAAGGAGATCAACATTACTCATGTGGTCAAAGAGGGATCCGAGAAGGCCGACGCCTCTCAGTTTGAGCTGCTCAAAGTGTTGGGACAGGGGTCTTTTGGCAAG GTGTTCCTGGTGCGAAAGGTGACCCCTCCAGATGACAACCAGCTCTATGCCATGAAGGTCCTGAAGAAGGCCACACTCAAAG TGAGAGACCGTGTGAGGAccaagatggagagagacattCTGGCAGACGTCAACCATCCGTTTGTCGTCAAACTGCACTATG CATTCCAAACCGAAGGAAAGTTGTACTTGATCCTGGACTTCCTCAGAGGAGGAGACCTCTTCACGAGACTCTCGAAGGAG GTGATGTTCACAGAGGAGGATGTGAAGTTTTATCTGGCAGAGCTGGCCTTAGGACTGGACCATCTCCACAGCCTGGGCATCATTTACAGAGACCTGAAGCCTGAGAA TATTCTCCTGGATGAGGAGGGACATATCAAACTCACAG attTTGGTTTGTGTAAAGAAGCCATCGATCATGAGAAGAAAGCGTATTCCTTCTGTGGCACTGTGGAGTACATGGCACCAGAGGTTGTGAACAGGCAGGGACACACCCACAGCGCAGACTGGTGGTCATACGGAGTActgatg TTTGAGATGTTGACAGGAGCGCTGCCATTTCAAGGGAAGGACCGCAAAGAAACGATGAGCCTCATTCTGAA ggcgCGTCTGGGAATGCCTCAGTTCCTGAGTTCAGAGGCCCAGTCGCTGCTAAGGTCTTTGTTCAAGAGGAACCCTTGCAACAGACTGG GATCTGGTGCTGACGGTGCAGAGGAGATCAAACGACACGGTTTCTACTCCACCATAGACTGGAAT aAACTCTTCAGGAGAGAAGCAAAGCCTCCATTCAGGCCGGCGGTGGCGCGACCAGACGACACATTCTACTTTGACTCCGAGTTCACCTCCCGCACCcctaaag ACTCGCCTGGCGTGCCCCCAAGTGCCGGAGCTCACCAGCTTTTCCGAGGCTTCAGTTTCATCGCGTCGACTCTGTTGGACGAGGAGGGTTTGGTGGAGCCAGTGCAGCCTCCGCCACATCCGGTGGTCCAG CAGCTACACGGGAAGAACCTGCTGTTCAGCGACGGCTACGTACTAAAGGAAGATATCGGCATGGGCTCCTTCTCCGTTTGCAAACGCTGCGTTCACAAAGCCACCAACACAGAATACGCCGTCAAG ATGATTGACAAGACCAGCACAGACCCCTCTGAGGAGATAGAGATTCTGCTTCGATATGGACAACACCCCAACATCATTACACTGAAGGAT GTGTACGACAACGGTAAGCAGGTGTTCCTGGTGACGGAGCTGATGCGCGGTGGCGAGCTGCTCGATCGGATCCTCAAACAGAAGTTCTTCTCGGAGCGAGAGGCCAGCGCTGTGCTTCACACCATCACCAAGACCGCGGAGTACCTGCACTCACAGGGG GTGGTGCACAGAGACCTGAAGCCCAGTAACATCCTCTATGTGGACGAGTCGGGGAATCCAGAGTCAATCAGGATCTGTGACTTCGGCTTCGCTAAGCAGCTGCGGGCCAACAACGGCCTGCTGATGACGCCCTGCTACACCGCTAACTTTGTGGCCCCCGAG GTGTTGAAGCGTCAGGGCTACGATGAAGGATGCGACATCTGGAGTCTGGGAGTCTTACTCTACACCATGCTGGCTgg TTTCACTCCATTTGCCAACGGACCAGAGGACACCCCCAATGAGATTCTGAGCAGGATAGGCAGCGGCCGCTTCAGCCTGATCGGCGGAAACTGGGACACTGTGTCTGATGCTGCCAAG GAGCTCGTGTCCAAGATGCTTCATGTGGACCCTCATCAGAGACTGACTGCCAAGCAGGTCCTCAAGCACCCCTGGATCGTCCAGAGGGACAAACTACCCAACAGCCAGCTCCCACACCAGGACCCCAAACTGGTCAAG GGTGCAATGGCTGCCACCTACTCCGCCCTGAAGAACTCCCAACCAACTCCGGAGCTCAAGCCCATCGAGAGCTCCTTCCTGGCTCAGAGGCGCGTCAAGAAGCTTCCCTCTACCTCCCTGTAG
- the rps6ka1 gene encoding ribosomal protein S6 kinase alpha-1 isoform X4, which produces MWRLLFRTKTRIHENESRITWIEKDYASIRHQNKALTSSPSHSTSTAATGISTDTLPAPGNPWTEDGDIKEINITHVVKEGSEKADASQFELLKVLGQGSFGKVFLVRKVTPPDDNQLYAMKVLKKATLKVRDRVRTKMERDILADVNHPFVVKLHYAFQTEGKLYLILDFLRGGDLFTRLSKEVMFTEEDVKFYLAELALGLDHLHSLGIIYRDLKPENILLDEEGHIKLTDFGLCKEAIDHEKKAYSFCGTVEYMAPEVVNRQGHTHSADWWSYGVLMFEMLTGALPFQGKDRKETMSLILKARLGMPQFLSSEAQSLLRSLFKRNPCNRLGSGADGAEEIKRHGFYSTIDWNKLFRREAKPPFRPAVARPDDTFYFDSEFTSRTPKDSPGVPPSAGAHQLFRGFSFIASTLLDEEGLVEPVQPPPHPVVQQLHGKNLLFSDGYVLKEDIGMGSFSVCKRCVHKATNTEYAVKMIDKTSTDPSEEIEILLRYGQHPNIITLKDVYDNGKQVFLVTELMRGGELLDRILKQKFFSEREASAVLHTITKTAEYLHSQGVVHRDLKPSNILYVDESGNPESIRICDFGFAKQLRANNGLLMTPCYTANFVAPEVLKRQGYDEGCDIWSLGVLLYTMLAGFTPFANGPEDTPNEILSRIGSGRFSLIGGNWDTVSDAAKELVSKMLHVDPHQRLTAKQVLKHPWIVQRDKLPNSQLPHQDPKLVKGAMAATYSALKNSQPTPELKPIESSFLAQRRVKKLPSTSL; this is translated from the exons ATGTGGAGGCTCTTGTTCCGAACCAAAACCCGCATACACGAG AATGAGTCTCGTATTACCTGGATTGAGAAGGATTATGCCAGTATTAGACACCA GAACAAGGCTCTGACCAGCAGCCCTTCTCACTCCACTTCAACAGCTGCAACAGGCATCAGCACCGACACTTTACCCGCACCGGGGAACCCCTGGACG GAAGATGGCGACATCAAGGAGATCAACATTACTCATGTGGTCAAAGAGGGATCCGAGAAGGCCGACGCCTCTCAGTTTGAGCTGCTCAAAGTGTTGGGACAGGGGTCTTTTGGCAAG GTGTTCCTGGTGCGAAAGGTGACCCCTCCAGATGACAACCAGCTCTATGCCATGAAGGTCCTGAAGAAGGCCACACTCAAAG TGAGAGACCGTGTGAGGAccaagatggagagagacattCTGGCAGACGTCAACCATCCGTTTGTCGTCAAACTGCACTATG CATTCCAAACCGAAGGAAAGTTGTACTTGATCCTGGACTTCCTCAGAGGAGGAGACCTCTTCACGAGACTCTCGAAGGAG GTGATGTTCACAGAGGAGGATGTGAAGTTTTATCTGGCAGAGCTGGCCTTAGGACTGGACCATCTCCACAGCCTGGGCATCATTTACAGAGACCTGAAGCCTGAGAA TATTCTCCTGGATGAGGAGGGACATATCAAACTCACAG attTTGGTTTGTGTAAAGAAGCCATCGATCATGAGAAGAAAGCGTATTCCTTCTGTGGCACTGTGGAGTACATGGCACCAGAGGTTGTGAACAGGCAGGGACACACCCACAGCGCAGACTGGTGGTCATACGGAGTActgatg TTTGAGATGTTGACAGGAGCGCTGCCATTTCAAGGGAAGGACCGCAAAGAAACGATGAGCCTCATTCTGAA ggcgCGTCTGGGAATGCCTCAGTTCCTGAGTTCAGAGGCCCAGTCGCTGCTAAGGTCTTTGTTCAAGAGGAACCCTTGCAACAGACTGG GATCTGGTGCTGACGGTGCAGAGGAGATCAAACGACACGGTTTCTACTCCACCATAGACTGGAAT aAACTCTTCAGGAGAGAAGCAAAGCCTCCATTCAGGCCGGCGGTGGCGCGACCAGACGACACATTCTACTTTGACTCCGAGTTCACCTCCCGCACCcctaaag ACTCGCCTGGCGTGCCCCCAAGTGCCGGAGCTCACCAGCTTTTCCGAGGCTTCAGTTTCATCGCGTCGACTCTGTTGGACGAGGAGGGTTTGGTGGAGCCAGTGCAGCCTCCGCCACATCCGGTGGTCCAG CAGCTACACGGGAAGAACCTGCTGTTCAGCGACGGCTACGTACTAAAGGAAGATATCGGCATGGGCTCCTTCTCCGTTTGCAAACGCTGCGTTCACAAAGCCACCAACACAGAATACGCCGTCAAG ATGATTGACAAGACCAGCACAGACCCCTCTGAGGAGATAGAGATTCTGCTTCGATATGGACAACACCCCAACATCATTACACTGAAGGAT GTGTACGACAACGGTAAGCAGGTGTTCCTGGTGACGGAGCTGATGCGCGGTGGCGAGCTGCTCGATCGGATCCTCAAACAGAAGTTCTTCTCGGAGCGAGAGGCCAGCGCTGTGCTTCACACCATCACCAAGACCGCGGAGTACCTGCACTCACAGGGG GTGGTGCACAGAGACCTGAAGCCCAGTAACATCCTCTATGTGGACGAGTCGGGGAATCCAGAGTCAATCAGGATCTGTGACTTCGGCTTCGCTAAGCAGCTGCGGGCCAACAACGGCCTGCTGATGACGCCCTGCTACACCGCTAACTTTGTGGCCCCCGAG GTGTTGAAGCGTCAGGGCTACGATGAAGGATGCGACATCTGGAGTCTGGGAGTCTTACTCTACACCATGCTGGCTgg TTTCACTCCATTTGCCAACGGACCAGAGGACACCCCCAATGAGATTCTGAGCAGGATAGGCAGCGGCCGCTTCAGCCTGATCGGCGGAAACTGGGACACTGTGTCTGATGCTGCCAAG GAGCTCGTGTCCAAGATGCTTCATGTGGACCCTCATCAGAGACTGACTGCCAAGCAGGTCCTCAAGCACCCCTGGATCGTCCAGAGGGACAAACTACCCAACAGCCAGCTCCCACACCAGGACCCCAAACTGGTCAAG GGTGCAATGGCTGCCACCTACTCCGCCCTGAAGAACTCCCAACCAACTCCGGAGCTCAAGCCCATCGAGAGCTCCTTCCTGGCTCAGAGGCGCGTCAAGAAGCTTCCCTCTACCTCCCTGTAG